The genomic window AATGAAGCGGCTTATTTGCTGATGGAAGGGGTCGCAAATGCTGAAGATATTGATACGGCCATGAAACTGGGGGCGAATCATCCTATCGGTCCATTGGCCCTGGGGGATTTAATTGGGCTTGACGTATGTTTAGCCATAATGGAAGTACTTTATAGGGAATTCGGTGACAGCAAGTATCGTCCCTGTCCGCTTATTCGCAAGATGGTCAGGGCTGGTTACTTGGGCCGCAAGACCGGTAGAGGATTTCATAAGTATTAGACCCACGGTAGAATGTCAAATTGAGTTAGGGAAGTGGTAGCTTGAAAAATAACTCAACGTAGTATAAAAATGGGCGTACTTAAATAAAGGTACTATTGTCCTTTGAAAATTTAATAGCTGTAAGTTTAAGCCACAGAAATGCCAGTAGCTTTTATTACACCATTGGAAACGAGGAGTTTTACAGCTTGTTTAATAGCTTTCTCCTTCTGTTTTTCCAGCATTTCTTGTGGCATGTCAATTTTGTACAAAT from Peptococcaceae bacterium includes these protein-coding regions:
- a CDS encoding 3-hydroxyacyl-CoA dehydrogenase family protein: VEVTKGAATSEDTFLAIFELAKKMGKTPIRIEEAPGFVVNRLLVPMINEAAYLLMEGVANAEDIDTAMKLGANHPIGPLALGDLIGLDVCLAIMEVLYREFGDSKYRPCPLIRKMVRAGYLGRKTGRGFHKY